One Paenibacillus riograndensis SBR5 DNA segment encodes these proteins:
- a CDS encoding histidine phosphatase family protein, whose amino-acid sequence MTQFYLVRHGEPQWDINEHYKLKGHGRDLVPLTNKGINQVYLTAKDQRLKEAEIIVSSPYPRALQTAAILSKELGLEIMVEFDLREWQPDLTFEYDSLERLKELGDDYDANHGVYPPGINKLWETKELLKNRMEKVIDKYLEFQKVIITGHGMAFRTLVGEVGEIPHASIIEYYKKRHAALR is encoded by the coding sequence ATGACGCAATTTTATCTCGTTCGCCACGGTGAACCTCAGTGGGACATAAATGAACACTACAAATTAAAGGGACATGGCCGGGACCTGGTTCCTCTTACGAATAAAGGAATTAACCAAGTATATTTGACCGCTAAAGATCAACGTTTAAAAGAAGCCGAAATTATTGTCTCTTCCCCTTACCCAAGAGCACTTCAAACAGCCGCTATTCTATCAAAGGAACTTGGTTTAGAAATAATGGTTGAATTCGATTTAAGGGAATGGCAGCCCGACTTAACATTTGAATATGACTCATTGGAGAGGCTTAAAGAACTGGGGGACGATTATGATGCTAATCATGGAGTCTATCCTCCTGGGATTAACAAGCTTTGGGAAACTAAAGAACTACTGAAGAACCGTATGGAGAAAGTAATTGACAAATATCTCGAATTTCAAAAGGTGATCATTACTGGACACGGCATGGCTTTTCGTACTTTGGTAGGAGAGGTAGGCGAAATTCCACATGCTTCGATTATCGAGTATTATAAAAAAAGGCATGCCGCACTACGTTAA
- a CDS encoding helix-turn-helix domain-containing protein, producing the protein MNLPESVGNRIRELRKAKGWTQEQLAEAASLHYSYIGGVERGDRNISLETLAKIITAFQVPAVEIFRFEDETDRRKALDEHMTLISDRSTEEIAAITKINREVIATMGYGVGAKKH; encoded by the coding sequence ATGAATTTACCAGAAAGTGTAGGAAATCGGATACGTGAGCTCAGAAAAGCAAAAGGATGGACGCAAGAACAACTAGCTGAAGCAGCATCCCTTCATTACAGTTACATAGGTGGGGTAGAGCGAGGCGACCGTAACATTTCTTTGGAGACTCTGGCGAAAATAATAACCGCCTTCCAAGTTCCGGCTGTAGAAATTTTTCGTTTTGAGGATGAAACCGACCGCCGTAAGGCGTTAGATGAGCATATGACCTTAATAAGTGATAGGAGTACAGAGGAAATAGCAGCAATCACTAAAATCAATCGGGAAGTGATTGCTACCATGGGTTATGGAGTGGGAGCAAAAAAACATTAA
- a CDS encoding chloramphenicol phosphotransferase CPT family protein has translation MKQGLIVLLNGTSSSGKTSISMELKNQKEIPFHHLSIDDFFGNYNDFIDNKYPDIEPTREVEDVGQILFDPIISVYYATIKLFSEMGLNVIVDTVIDNDKRFNDFLDLFFDHPTLFVGVLCSKEELTRREQIRGDREIGLANSQYDKIYSFTEYDLEVNTGELSPTECAEKILSFIKSDQDYSAFKKLSKREISVS, from the coding sequence TTGAAGCAAGGACTTATTGTGTTGTTGAACGGAACTTCAAGTTCTGGAAAGACTAGTATTTCTATGGAACTGAAAAATCAGAAAGAGATTCCTTTTCATCATTTATCCATAGATGATTTTTTTGGTAATTACAATGATTTTATTGATAATAAATATCCGGATATTGAACCTACAAGAGAAGTGGAAGATGTCGGACAAATACTTTTTGATCCCATAATCTCAGTGTACTATGCAACAATTAAATTGTTTTCAGAAATGGGTTTGAATGTCATCGTCGATACCGTAATCGACAATGACAAGCGGTTTAATGATTTCCTTGATCTATTTTTTGACCATCCTACATTGTTTGTAGGCGTATTATGCTCGAAAGAAGAACTCACAAGAAGAGAGCAAATCAGAGGAGATCGTGAGATTGGACTAGCAAATTCCCAGTACGACAAAATATATTCCTTTACTGAATATGACCTTGAAGTAAATACTGGAGAGTTGAGTCCAACAGAATGCGCCGAAAAAATATTAAGTTTTATTAAGTCCGATCAGGATTACTCTGCATTTAAGAAATTAAGTAAAAGAGAGATTAGCGTTTCATAG
- a CDS encoding helix-turn-helix domain-containing protein codes for MPDESKSELVKKIGERIRRLRKEMNLSQEQLAERSSLHTNYVGQVERGEKNLTLETLEKVVGGLDISLEELFRYIGPMEKQDALGQIVELLVERSVEDQNMALNVLKTVIEWEEKKIKE; via the coding sequence ATGCCAGATGAATCCAAGTCAGAGCTTGTAAAAAAAATTGGAGAACGCATCCGAAGATTACGTAAAGAAATGAACCTATCGCAAGAGCAGCTTGCAGAACGGTCCAGTTTACATACGAATTATGTGGGACAAGTCGAACGCGGAGAAAAGAACCTTACGCTTGAGACCTTGGAGAAAGTGGTTGGAGGTCTAGACATTTCGTTAGAGGAGTTATTCAGGTACATTGGGCCAATGGAGAAACAAGACGCTCTTGGACAAATTGTAGAACTGCTTGTTGAACGTTCGGTGGAAGATCAAAATATGGCATTGAATGTTTTGAAGACGGTTATAGAATGGGAAGAAAAAAAAATTAAAGAGTAA
- a CDS encoding RidA family protein, which produces MDGIVRHDVNEEYAYSGFVEAGDFIFLSFCVGNVGGTVEEQVEGALDDMSSRLQQVGLGLADVVKLDILLRDVWDIPVMETVFKRRFQGKYPARKTISTEFAHVGGPDGLKVQMDGVAYRPRA; this is translated from the coding sequence ATGGATGGGATCGTTAGACATGATGTGAATGAGGAGTATGCGTATTCCGGATTTGTGGAGGCAGGGGATTTTATTTTTCTCAGCTTCTGTGTAGGCAATGTGGGCGGGACGGTGGAGGAGCAGGTGGAAGGTGCGCTGGATGATATGAGTAGCCGCTTGCAGCAGGTGGGGCTGGGGCTTGCGGATGTGGTGAAGCTGGATATTTTGCTGCGGGATGTGTGGGATATTCCGGTGATGGAGACGGTGTTCAAGCGCAGATTTCAAGGCAAGTACCCTGCCCGGAAAACGATCTCCACCGAGTTCGCGCATGTCGGCGGGCCGGATGGGCTGAAGGTGCAGATGGATGGTGTGGCGTATCGTCCACGCGCTTAG
- a CDS encoding SMP-30/gluconolactonase/LRE family protein encodes MSTEPKQRKRSTRQKVGRWSLALLGVIVLGIAVFLLIPAPVDPALWSAPAAPSFEKEGPWKENSKLSSAELVTDRAKFPEFITFDTKGRLYTGDSDGKIYRVAFDAEGKAQPAEVFADTHGTPNGLKFDAAGNLIVTDIQKGLLSIDPEGNIQVLTTEVEGGPIYLANELDIAQDGSIYFSDTSNYGKVMFKEIAENKPHGRLLKYDPQTKQTTVLLRDLYFANGVALSADEDFVLVAESYHYQLTRYWLKGAKQGTSDIFADNIAGFPDNITRDVHGHFWVGVFTTRLPFADYMHSHPWLAATMSKVPQSLLNGASAPVKHGLVAEYGPEGELVNSWHDPEGTLYGITTAVNQGGYLYLGTAPGGSQGVHRVLMNP; translated from the coding sequence ATGTCCACAGAACCAAAGCAACGCAAACGTTCAACACGTCAAAAAGTCGGCAGATGGAGCTTGGCCCTGCTCGGGGTAATTGTGCTGGGAATCGCTGTTTTTCTGCTGATACCTGCTCCGGTAGATCCAGCGTTATGGTCTGCACCTGCCGCCCCTTCCTTTGAGAAAGAGGGACCCTGGAAAGAAAACAGCAAGCTCAGCTCGGCTGAGCTGGTTACAGACCGCGCCAAGTTCCCGGAATTCATCACTTTTGATACCAAAGGACGGCTGTATACGGGGGACTCCGACGGCAAAATTTACAGAGTGGCCTTTGACGCAGAGGGCAAGGCGCAGCCGGCTGAAGTGTTCGCCGATACCCATGGAACACCTAACGGACTGAAATTCGACGCGGCGGGGAATCTCATTGTGACAGATATTCAAAAAGGGCTGCTGTCGATTGACCCGGAGGGAAATATTCAAGTACTAACCACAGAAGTAGAGGGAGGGCCCATCTACCTGGCGAACGAACTGGACATCGCACAGGACGGATCGATCTATTTCTCGGATACCTCTAACTACGGCAAGGTCATGTTCAAAGAAATTGCCGAGAACAAACCGCATGGACGATTGCTGAAATATGATCCGCAGACCAAGCAGACGACCGTTTTACTTCGGGACTTATATTTTGCCAATGGGGTAGCCTTATCTGCTGACGAAGATTTCGTGCTCGTGGCCGAATCGTATCATTATCAGTTGACCCGATACTGGCTGAAGGGGGCCAAGCAAGGCACCTCGGATATTTTTGCAGACAATATTGCTGGTTTCCCGGACAACATCACACGTGATGTACATGGACATTTCTGGGTAGGGGTATTCACAACCCGGTTGCCTTTTGCCGACTACATGCATAGCCATCCCTGGTTAGCGGCTACAATGTCCAAAGTTCCACAATCCTTGTTAAATGGAGCCAGTGCGCCGGTGAAGCATGGACTGGTCGCGGAATATGGACCCGAAGGGGAACTTGTGAATAGCTGGCATGATCCTGAAGGTACATTGTATGGCATCACCACTGCCGTAAACCAGGGTGGATATTTATATCTCGGAACCGCACCGGGAGGAAGCCAGGGCGTTCATCGGGTGCTTATGAATCCGTAA
- a CDS encoding helix-turn-helix domain-containing protein: MIDLRNTVGDRIRVIRKAKGLTQQQLAELSNLDDAYIGAVERGERNFSIDTLEKIVTALKIQPMELFQNHDDLNEVEAAQRRAIDEYAVTVSELSVKQINTLNRIVREVKGAFVD; the protein is encoded by the coding sequence ATGATAGATCTACGGAATACAGTCGGAGACAGAATTCGGGTTATAAGAAAAGCAAAGGGATTAACGCAACAGCAATTAGCAGAACTATCCAACCTGGATGATGCATACATAGGGGCAGTAGAACGTGGTGAACGGAATTTTTCTATTGATACACTGGAGAAAATAGTTACAGCACTGAAAATTCAACCGATGGAGTTGTTTCAAAATCATGATGATTTGAATGAGGTTGAAGCCGCACAGAGGAGAGCAATTGATGAATATGCAGTTACTGTTAGTGAGTTGAGTGTTAAGCAGATAAATACTTTGAATAGGATTGTTAGAGAGGTTAAGGGAGCTTTTGTGGATTAG